One window of the Marinilactibacillus sp. Marseille-P9653 genome contains the following:
- the mutS gene encoding DNA mismatch repair protein MutS, with translation MPQKTKHTPMMEQYLKIKEQYPDAYLFYRLGDFYELFFDDAVEVAQMLELTLTSRNKNAEEQIPMCGVPHHSAQRYIDALIEKGYKVAICEQVEDAKLAKGMVKREVVQVITPGTVMNASSVQAKENNYIAAVLKVDEHYTLAYTDLTTGELKATKLHSQEEIKTELQSLKIKEVLFERNQDPVLVERLETELDILVSLISIETIEVTALEELKKECADKQIHKVIDLLLTYLIKTQMRSLDHLQPAQQYETSHYMIYGQEARRNLELSTSLRDGSKKGTLLWLLDETKTAMGGRKLRQWLEKPLISKKAIENRLNIVSVLINHFFERTDLTDTLTSIYDLERLAGRVAFGTVNARDLIQLKNSLNQIPKLIQIIEGMNANHEWDELLKQLDPVEEIAELIETAVEEEPPLSITDGEIIKMGYQDQLNEYKDAMINGKKWIANMEAEERSLTGIKNLKIGFNKVFGYYIEVTRSNIDKIDEQRYQRKQTLTNAERYSTPDLKEKEALILEAEEKSKALEYELFIEIREQVKKQIKRLQKLASIVAEIDCFQSFACISETYDYVRPEFNTTSQDILIKEGRHPVVEKVMKEQVYVPNDVELEGDTDILLITGPNMSGKSTYMRQLALTVIMAQIGCYVPGKYAKLPIFDRIFTRIGAMDDLIGGQSTFMVEMMETNHAIEFATDKSLLLFDEIGRGTATYDGMALAEAIIEYVHDKIGAKTLFSTHYHELTVLEDRLDHLKNIHVGAVEEEGQLVFLHKMLEGPADKSYGVQVAKLAGLPDTLIGRASGILTELEQKQAGLFDQSTEKETAVAPSRKQESNKKVQETRDEQLSLFVSESAEREVAALEMIKATNIMNLTPLQAMTLLNDLQDKLK, from the coding sequence ATGCCTCAAAAGACAAAACACACACCCATGATGGAACAATATTTAAAGATCAAGGAACAGTATCCTGACGCTTACTTGTTTTACAGACTTGGCGATTTTTATGAACTGTTTTTCGATGATGCCGTAGAAGTAGCACAAATGTTGGAATTGACGTTGACTAGTAGAAATAAAAACGCAGAAGAACAAATTCCAATGTGTGGTGTACCCCATCATTCTGCGCAGAGGTATATTGATGCATTAATAGAAAAAGGGTATAAAGTAGCCATCTGCGAGCAAGTTGAAGATGCTAAGTTGGCAAAGGGAATGGTAAAGCGAGAAGTCGTACAAGTGATCACTCCTGGAACAGTGATGAACGCATCATCTGTTCAAGCTAAAGAAAATAATTACATTGCAGCAGTATTGAAAGTGGATGAGCATTATACACTGGCTTATACGGATTTAACCACCGGAGAATTAAAAGCAACAAAATTACATTCTCAAGAGGAAATCAAAACAGAATTGCAGTCTCTGAAAATCAAGGAAGTTTTATTTGAAAGAAATCAGGATCCGGTTCTCGTCGAAAGATTAGAGACGGAACTGGATATTCTTGTGTCCTTAATATCGATAGAAACCATCGAGGTAACGGCACTAGAAGAATTGAAAAAAGAGTGCGCAGACAAGCAGATTCATAAGGTAATTGACCTTCTGCTGACTTATCTGATCAAAACTCAAATGCGTAGTCTGGATCATCTGCAACCGGCGCAGCAATATGAAACGTCTCATTATATGATTTATGGTCAAGAAGCCCGCCGCAATCTAGAGTTATCGACTTCTTTAAGAGATGGATCAAAGAAAGGTACGTTACTCTGGTTACTCGATGAAACCAAAACAGCTATGGGTGGGAGAAAGCTGAGACAATGGCTCGAAAAACCACTGATATCTAAAAAAGCGATAGAAAATCGGTTAAATATTGTAAGTGTTTTAATCAATCATTTCTTTGAAAGAACAGATTTAACAGATACGCTGACGAGTATTTACGACCTTGAACGACTAGCTGGAAGAGTTGCCTTTGGAACAGTAAACGCACGTGATCTAATTCAATTAAAAAACTCTTTGAATCAAATTCCGAAATTGATTCAGATTATAGAAGGAATGAACGCAAATCATGAATGGGATGAGTTGCTTAAGCAACTTGATCCTGTAGAAGAAATTGCGGAATTGATTGAAACAGCAGTTGAGGAAGAGCCTCCTTTATCTATCACAGATGGTGAAATCATTAAAATGGGCTATCAGGATCAGCTTAACGAATATAAAGATGCTATGATCAATGGCAAGAAGTGGATCGCGAATATGGAAGCAGAAGAGCGATCACTGACTGGCATCAAGAATTTGAAAATCGGCTTCAATAAAGTTTTTGGTTATTATATCGAAGTGACTCGATCCAATATTGATAAAATTGATGAGCAGAGGTATCAAAGAAAGCAGACTTTAACGAACGCGGAACGTTATAGCACTCCGGACTTAAAAGAAAAAGAAGCGTTAATTTTAGAAGCAGAAGAAAAATCCAAAGCGCTTGAATATGAGTTGTTTATCGAAATTCGTGAACAAGTAAAAAAACAAATTAAACGATTACAAAAACTGGCTAGTATTGTTGCTGAAATTGATTGTTTTCAGTCGTTTGCTTGTATCAGTGAAACGTATGATTATGTTCGCCCTGAATTCAACACAACGTCTCAAGATATTTTAATCAAAGAAGGGCGCCATCCAGTTGTAGAAAAAGTAATGAAAGAACAAGTCTATGTGCCCAATGATGTTGAATTAGAAGGAGACACAGACATTCTTCTAATTACAGGACCGAATATGTCCGGTAAAAGTACCTATATGAGACAATTGGCCTTGACGGTTATTATGGCTCAAATCGGCTGTTACGTTCCAGGAAAATACGCTAAACTACCCATATTTGATCGTATATTTACACGTATCGGAGCAATGGACGATTTGATTGGTGGACAAAGTACATTTATGGTTGAGATGATGGAAACAAATCATGCGATAGAGTTTGCCACAGATAAAAGTTTACTACTGTTCGATGAAATTGGACGCGGAACCGCAACCTACGACGGAATGGCTCTCGCAGAAGCCATCATAGAATATGTTCATGATAAAATTGGGGCTAAGACGTTATTTTCTACCCATTACCATGAATTGACCGTTTTAGAAGACCGATTGGATCATTTGAAGAATATTCACGTTGGCGCTGTAGAAGAAGAGGGACAGCTTGTATTCCTTCATAAAATGCTTGAAGGCCCGGCTGATAAAAGTTACGGTGTTCAAGTTGCAAAACTAGCAGGACTACCGGACACTTTGATTGGCCGTGCTTCAGGGATATTGACTGAATTGGAACAAAAACAAGCAGGACTATTCGATCAATCTACGGAAAAAGAAACTGCAGTAGCGCCTTCTCGGAAACAAGAAAGCAACAAAAAAGTTCAGGAAACACGGGATGAGCAATTGTCTTTATTTGTATCCGAATCAGCTGAGAGAGAAGTAGCTGCCTTAGAGATGATTAAAGCTACCAATATTATGAACTTGACACCGCTACAAGCAATGACATTACTGAATGACTTACAAGATAAACTCAAATAA
- a CDS encoding TIGR00282 family metallophosphoesterase yields the protein MKILFIGDVVGSMGREMVQEYLPKLKAKYKPQATILNGENAAGGRGITEKIYKEFLQCGVDAVTMGNHTWDKREIVDFIDDSKKLIRPANYPNLSRIPGKGIAYIKINQQELAVINLHGRVFMADLEDPFRVGMELVEEARKRTPHIFIDFHAEVTSEKEAMGWYMDGKVSAIVGTHTHVQTNDHRILPGGTGYMSDAGMTGFYDGVLGMKKEAIIEKFLTQLPARFEVPETGRKKLNGCFIELNDTTGKAKSIIPIRIDEDTPFFD from the coding sequence ATGAAAATACTATTTATTGGGGATGTAGTCGGCTCTATGGGACGAGAAATGGTCCAGGAGTATCTACCCAAGCTAAAAGCAAAATACAAGCCACAGGCAACGATTTTAAATGGAGAAAATGCAGCCGGTGGCAGAGGCATTACAGAAAAGATCTACAAGGAGTTTCTTCAATGTGGTGTTGATGCTGTAACAATGGGAAACCATACTTGGGACAAAAGAGAGATCGTCGATTTTATAGATGACTCCAAGAAACTGATTCGTCCAGCAAACTATCCAAATCTTTCCAGAATCCCAGGAAAAGGGATTGCTTATATTAAAATCAATCAACAAGAATTAGCAGTAATCAACCTACATGGTAGAGTGTTTATGGCAGATCTTGAAGATCCTTTCAGAGTAGGAATGGAACTGGTAGAAGAAGCCAGAAAAAGAACGCCTCATATCTTTATTGATTTTCATGCTGAAGTAACAAGCGAAAAAGAGGCAATGGGCTGGTATATGGATGGTAAAGTATCAGCGATTGTAGGGACACACACGCATGTCCAGACCAATGACCATAGAATCTTACCTGGAGGAACAGGATACATGTCTGATGCTGGGATGACAGGCTTTTATGATGGTGTACTTGGAATGAAAAAAGAAGCCATTATTGAAAAGTTCCTTACACAGTTACCAGCTCGATTTGAAGTGCCAGAAACTGGTCGAAAGAAATTAAATGGATGTTTTATAGAATTAAACGATACAACAGGGAAAGCCAAATCCATTATACCTATTCGTATTGATGAAGATACACCGTTTTTTGATTAA